Genomic segment of Hoplias malabaricus isolate fHopMal1 chromosome 14, fHopMal1.hap1, whole genome shotgun sequence:
ATTTGTTTCCAAGGTATGTACAAGTTAGGTTATAATAGCCCAGTGTAGTTAATTAATGTAGCTATTGAAGTTTATTAACTATGAATaatatgagaaaaaaaataatattagaCATAGATTGCTTCTGCAAAAAGGTAGAAAATCTTGCACTCCCATGTACATTGATAAAGCTAAATTGTAATTAAGCAGAATATGGATCCACAGCTCTCACCCTCCAGCTCATAAACTGCATATTGTACATGCTAGCTTTATCAAAGTTACCAAAAAATTAAGAGTTGCTGCAGAATATTAAACCTAGGGCTTCACCAATATTTGACGTTAATTTGAATTGAAATATTACTTGAAAATACTTTTGTAACTGTGTACATTTAATGAACATGAAATATGTTTGAATGTAACAAAAAGGCTTTATTCTCAGTAATACACTACTGTGTAAATAGATTCACCAGTCCAATTTCTGTTAACAGTCAATTCCTAAAATTACTCATTAGTCATTAAAATACAGTATATAGATTATTTCAGAATTCTACCAAAATGGTCACATTAGGAGGCATTTACACTCCTGTCATTTTAAAGTCGAAGATGAGGCTTTACCTGCAGGGTTTCAGAAAGCAagtaatacttaaaaaaaaaaaaaaaaaaaaaaaaaaaaaaaaaatgaatatagtTTTAGCTTAACTTTATTACATCTGCAGACACTGTAGGAAGGCCTCTAATCAAACAATTCAAATGACAgcctctcttttcctctcatcATTTTAGTCACTGAACATAGTGGGACTAATGGGAGCATGCCTGACTGGATGGATATGACTATGGCTGCCTGTAGTGGACTCCAGTCATTGGGGGAAGATGACTAAATACACACTGCTGCTACCATGCTGCATATACACCGTAGTTCTTACTGTGCATTTTGGAGAAACACTCTCAACCTTGCAAAACTGTATTGGCAGTCCTTTCATTTGTCTTTCTTTAATTCCCAGTTATAATTTCATGAGATCAAGATGGATGAGTGTTCTCTGTCCATGTTTAACTACAGTGCGAGGTCCACTTCAGTCATGTAATTTTCACTGGGTGTTACAGTATGCAAGCTATATGAAATAGTTCTAtgcacacaatgattccagTCCAAGAAATGGAACTTAAAATATGTTATTATCTATTAGACTGTTACCATCTTGGAATTTCAGGTATCATCCGCTACATAACTGTGATTTCTGCGGCTTTAGAGCAGAGGTTCCCAGCCACTAGGATCATGTCGGAGGGAATTCTTGGTACAGCACAGAAGCGAGCTGTAAAAAGTTACTAATCTAAAAGATTACTCAatcttataattattattattattattgtgtaatctgtttattacataaCTCTGAAAGAGTTTTTCATTCATGGTTTAAATTCTTGTCCTTATAATGTTCACACAGTAATGTTAAGTAgttaaaaacaatataaatattttgaatgaGGCTATGGAGTCCGTATTTTACTTTCAATCTCTCCTCCCAAATACATGCACACGTCCCCACAAATCCTGCAATTCAGTCCACATTGTTAAAGAGGTTGGGAAATCCTGCTCTATAGCACACTTTTTACTGTACTCTACACTTTCAGAAGTACCAGTACCAGCATTCTTATTTACTTCATAACCTCAAAGAAAGTTGTAGCTACCTACTTTTGCTTGTTTTTAGCTTTACTTTTTCATCACTAACTAGATATgaagaaattaataaaaccGTATTTTGTTTTGTGGTGTGTATTGCCTTTAAATTTGTTCAAATAATTCTTAAATAAATTCAAGACTGGATGGTACTGGGACTTCAATGAGCAGATCAAGAaacttgtaataataataattgtagaaAATACTTGTGACACTTGCATGGAGACAAAAATTGCATTTGCAGCTTCCAACATTTCCTTTCTTTATTATCTGCTGGGTCCTTTATAACATATCCAAGCTTATCTCATTGCTGCAGATGTGTTTAATGTATATGTTGATTTTGCTTTTCACATGTAAATGCTGTTTTTTCCCAAATGACCTAAAGTGGTCTGATTGATTGCTCTGGTGATATATCCTGTAACCAAagatataaaatacaaaatatttttttaattgtcatgTGCTTTGAAATGTTACACTAGATTTTGACAATGAAGCAATGaagtaaaaaaattatatatatatatatatatatatatatatatatatatatatatatatatatatacacaccaaaatgatttaatttgtACTGATTTTCAGAGAagtttatttagagtatttttTACTTCCATTGGTTTAGTATTATAAAGAGACCTGAAATAAAAAGTTGTAGTTCTCTGTAAGGTCTATTTGTAAGGTGCTTCGTTTAATCCTGTGGATTATCGTCATATGAAACATTCGGACTGAACATCATTGACTGTTTTGTAATTTGTTAAAGAGGGAACATGTTCCAGCCTGTTATTTGACTAAACCTGTACCCATCCTTCTGCTTTGCAACAGGTTTGTTTCTGCCAAAAGCTACTTACACAATACAAGGCAGTGTGTATTATTATCCAGCTTTGGAAATATGGGTCATATTTTCACGGTTGGATTTTAAGTTATTTTCTTTAGCACTGCAGGTGCTTCTGATCTTTTTTGTACAGCGTTCTAATTATACTGCTTAAAACAATTATACACAATGTGGTTTTTCCATTTCTTCTATAATGGGCACCAAAAATTCTATTAAAAACAATCATGCAAAATTTATCATAAGCATTTTTGACAATTTTTAATTATGAATAACACTGAAATATATTGAGATGAAGCAGTGCTTTATGAATGATTTAGGACTGCCCGTATGTTGTAAAACCTAAGCAGACATGTATGTGATATTCACATTGGATATGGTATCATCAACTTGGGATATGATACTCGGACTGGTCTGTGGTATTAGTActttgtgatatatatatatatatatatatatatatatatatatatatatatatatatatatatatatatatatatatataaacatttgaaaCTGTGGCAGTTAAGATTTCAGAAATATTCATGTGGATAACCTATTGTCCTAATAGTATAAATATTACAGTGATTTCAGTTCTTTTAAAAAGGGCTTCATGTGCAGACATGTTGACACTATGTAGACTATGTAGGAATACATAGtaatctgtattttttaatagtgttgttaataaaaataaactctaAATGAATTGGTCATTGGCCTTTTTATATTGATTAAGCAGGAACAAATATTTACTTTGGACCACATGTCACACAAACACCGGAAACTGTTTTAATGCATCGGCATATTGTCAAATATTAACTGGTTAAAAGTTGTATTtgtaaataacacatttatgaCTAATTTTATGTTAGttagtttaaataataatttctttATATTGTTTAATAAGTTAACACCACAACCAGTGGGATTGATGCAAGCCTTTATTTCATGTTCCTACATTTATAGTCCAGAACATCTCGACCAATGAAATCCTCAGTTTCAAAACAAATCAACAGGCCACTAGAGTATTTGTCCTTACTGACTTTAATAAAGATATACTTTATTCCAATATAATTATATGGAATCTTCTCAAAAACAGTTTTACTTtgctacatttatttacaaaatacactcCTCTAGTAGTTTTATTCtgggaaaaatatatttcacattgtaTAGCATGTTGATTAAGTTGAACACATTCTTGGTTTAGAAACCTGGGTTACCACACTTGTCAAATTTCtcaaaaaattaattacactaaaTTGTACATTACATAAAGCAAAGCAGTTATAGTCCTAGTCCAAGCAGAGTTGTCATGAAGTGATGTCTTATTTCCACATAGTTTAGTTAAATCAGgttaaattagcattttacACTATAACAGAGAAAACCATCTACCAGAAGTCTGTACCAGCAGCCTTGATTTTTTCTGCCCTTCCTAGTGACTTTAAAAGCAGTCCAACTTTTCCAGATGATTTATTTAGCTCTACACCGAATAGACTCTGCAGATCCAGTTTGATGAATGGAATGAGGATGATAGGGAATATGTAGCTGGGAGGGGTATCTGACCTCTGTGAGCCTCTTCAAGTAATGGTCACAGTCGTGTTTTCTGGGAGCCCTCTTCTGTTGCCTTGGCAAAATCACCAATCATTCAGGTCAAGGGTAATAGGGAGGTGAATATTCTGGAAGAATATAACAGACATGGGAGAgcagtttatttttgtttgaaatGTTGAGCAATGTTTTATTGAGATTCTTGCACTGAATGAGCTGTGTATCTGTCAGAACAGGTTGTTAATTTGTGTTCAGCTGGTTTTACACAATCATATCCACTTGCCGTAAAAAGGGGGCTTTCTTAGAACAGACCACAGTCCTTAAGGTTTTCTTTGATGATAATGTCTGTCACGGCATTGAACACGATTTCGACGTTCTTTGTGTCCGTGGCACAGGTCATGTGCGCGTAAATTTCTTTTACGCCTTTCTTCATGTTCAGATCTTGGAACTGAGCCTTGATGTAGTTGCTGGCATCTTCATATGTGTTTGGACCTGTAATGGAAGACATGGACATTCAAAAGGTTGCTTTGGGACTCTTGAGTGGTGCAGCTCTCTAACTGTTGGTGAGAGATCTCGAGAAGTTGAATGGAACTCAAGTTGGCAAAAGGAGATCCTAAGTCATCAGTCACCTCTCCTCACTCCCACTGGGTGGATAGGATTTGCCAATTACTTTCAAGTTCAAATTGATttataaaaatcatttttaacaaGCTGACTGATTTTGACTCAGAAGGTCATGGGAGCATCCTATGAACCTCTCACAATACTGTTCTTGAGCAACTCCAAAGGATCTCCTGCTGAGTACTTATACTcagataataattaataatcaatttactttgaaaattaaaaaaattaccaGTGTTCTCTTCTAGCAAATGGCACATGGTTTAAAACAAATGCTTGTACTTGCCGTCATATTCAGGGAAGCAGATACTGAGGTGGACTTTCTTGATCTTCTCCTCGAAAAGATCTTTCTTGTTCAGGAAAAGTACAATGGAGGTCATTGCAAAGAACCTGTGGTTGCAGATACTGTTGAATAGATGGAGGCTCTCGTGCATGCGGTTCTAAGGAATAAAGAACAGTCCAGGAATGGGTCTGTGAACCCGTCCTTTCAGCCTTATAAACACAACATGACAAAACAGGTTCAGAGGTTCGGGCGTCAAGCCGTGTTCAATGTCATAGTTTGTCCTCTGTGTGAGAACATATATATTTCACAGAAAAGACAGTGATAACTGCTTAGAGTACGATGAGGGACTGCACAGGCCCTGCTTAATCATCTCTCTGAAAGAGGCCACTTTGGGCTGGTCCTGAGGTATTCTTTTTTTGGTTCTTAGTAATATTTGAGGCATGagctttttttaaatggttcaTTACCACCTCAAACTCGGACTTGATTTCTGGGCCAAGTAAGTGCATTTACCACTTCGTCGTCTTCCACCAACACCATGTCATAAGCGCTCAGAGCTCCGCAGAAGATAATGCAGGTGACACCCTCGAAACAGTGGatccatttctttctctctgaccTCTGGCCACCCACATCGAACATTCTGGATTGAAAGAATTGTATAtgtcaaaaaaaatgtataataataaatgctGATTTTATCAAGATAGAATTTGCTTGTTTAACCAGTGGCCCCTAGTCCTGGTTTGGAGTTGTTTCCTCTTTTCTACCCTGATTAGATGAATTAACTAAGCAATAAAACATTCTGCTGTTAAACAAAGCATTAGAGCAGATTAGAGGCCAGGTTATGACAAGATTTTGGAGCCAACATGTTAAATCTTTTATATGTGGTTTTGTTACTTCCAATGAAATTCTTTTCAGCAAAAATTTTCTTTTAGGAACTATCCTTTAGATCTCATGTATGGCCAACCTGAAGAACAGCTCTTTGCAGCCAAACTGCTCCTCAATGATACCAGTGGTCTTGACTCTTGACCTTAGCACGTCTTGCTCCGTGGGGATGTAGTCAGATTTGCAGATTCTGTCCATGTCACTCAAGTAGCTGCAGATTGTACATCTGAGTTAATTAAAAAGCATTTGTGCAATAGCTCTGATGTAGAAAACCTAGAAAACCACTTACTCAGCTAGACATGGGGGCAAGGTTGTAATTGCTAAGATCTAGGTGTAAGTTTTTTCACAGATTGTGCTAGCCCTTGAGctgcttttgttttgtaataTGTTACTGCAGGGTTGAAGATGATAAAGGACCCTTGTCCGGTGTAGAACCCCATTGAAGCCATGTTGTTAACACACACTGTTCTCTAGACTGCAATATGTGACCTGGTGGTCAAGAATAAAAGCatttcttggggataatattatAACAGTATATTAAGCAAATGTTTTTGATGTAGAGATACTGTTTTCCAggttttggaaataaatttaggGTGGTATTGCACACAGAAACGCAGGCTTCATCCTTACTGTCCATGCGCTTCATTCCAACATGCATTTGACTGAAATATGGTGGGAATAAAAAGAAGATACATTGTTCAGTATCATATTGGACTTACTAGCCAGCAGAATCGTTGAGCTGGTACTCGGCTGCTCTCTCGAAAGCGGCCTGTACCCCTGAATCTTTCCATAGCCTCTTGATGACATCTGACAGCTCTGTGGGCAGGGTGCCATCCTCAGTGGAGTCTGCCAGGTTCTGCAGCTTCTGACCATCTTCCTGCACAGTGAAAGGAAAGGGAAAGCTTATATAATTGTCCATGAAGCTCTTGCATGCAACATAattgtttgtattattatttttgagtCCAGAAATTTGGATTTCTTTCTTCGGTATTAGTCCACAAACATTTCACTGAAATTTTTTCACTTCTGGCAGAATCTTTCAAATATGTAAAACCTAGGCTCAGTTAttagttgttgttttattttttgtaatgtataattgtaattccaAATTCAAGCATTTTTCCACTCTTGtcattttatgaaaaaataaaatgaaaagttaAGTATTAAAacgtaaaaaaatattaaaacatattttgcatacaatattatccctaaaaactgaacaaatcaatgcacatcCTTTTTCAGTGATTTTTCCCTGAAGAAAATCCTAATTTGTTCAGGGATGAATCTTCTCACCATTTTTAAACTACTAAATTTTTAGATAGGTTTCTAATGACAattagaattttataaaagagagggagaattattacattttaaattgtaatttCAATTATACaatgcacaaaaacactttaaaacgtaTCTGTACACCTAATTTATGCTTGTTTACTGGCCCCAAAGTATTTACAAGAGTCATTAGCAACATCTTCTTCTCAGTAATTATTGACATTTTGAATCATCATGGCATCACTGAACTTATCATGTTGGACACTGATTGGtgcttgatatatatatatatatatatatatatatatatatatatatatatatatatataaccttttGACAGGTTTATGCATTTTGCACTATTGCTATTGTATTATATACATGTACAAGCCTAGAGATACAAACCTGTGCTGCTGGTGATCCATAGTTGATGCCCAGCATTTCCATGCCTCTAATGAGGGCCAGAGCTGACTGCAGGATGTTGCCAAAGATGATAGCTTTAAATGCTATTTGTTCTTCTTTTGTATAACCACCTTGATGCAGAATTCTGGAGAAGAGCGTATAAGAGTATAAACATCTCATAAATCAGTTTCCATTCCAGCTCAGTATTTTGTTGCATTTGACTTGGCCTTGTGTGAACAAACAATGATATGTGTGGGGTATACACCTAGATTTATGTATTTACTGCCGTCAGGTCTTTGTTTGAAACTACTAATGACAGGTCAGAATGGGAATGTACAGATATACTGAAGGTAATACGCAGTATCTGCATCTAATTCCACTTCCAATTCAGTGCATGTACTCACTTCATCTGCTTCACAATGGTGCTTTTCCCTGATTCACCAGCACCTACATACAGAAAACAATGTTAGATAAGGAAGAAGAGAGTTTCCACAATGCTGGGTTAGTATTTTCAGGAGCACTTAATGAAAGGCAGCTACTTGAAGTCTcactaatatataaaaataaaaacatgcatgaAGACTTTTTCCAAAAACAGCCAGGTGCTATTTTGGGGTGGAATAATTGAAGCAGGTTTTAATTTTTTAGAATTGATTTTAGTAGCATTATGTCTTATTATATTTGGTTATTGTGCTTTATGTAAGTTGTTATAAAAGGCTTCTGGAGCTGTCACATAGTCTTGTAAATGCTTCCCTCCAGTGAAGCATTACTAAATCATTTCCTTTTTCTCCCTAGTCATAACTTCTAACTGAACCTGCATGGACCGTTATTTTTATCTTCATGGACTTTCAGTTCACTACAATAGCTGTAATAAGGTCAGCATTAATTGGTTTTTAAGCTTTTAAATGAAGCCCCTATGTATCGCCAGTGATGTTTAGGTCAGGAGGAAGACTGGTTAACCTGCTTGTTAAATGAAGTAATTGGATTTGCCGTACCAAAAGCCTCTCAGGAGATCACTGACTTTTTGATTCTTTCAGGTTGCCTCTGTCAGGCCAGGTCAGGGGTGGGACTCCAGTATCTCCTGGACAACTGTGACTCTAACCGTCTTCTTTAGTGAAGAGTAGCCTTGGTGATATGCTAAGTGAACCTGCGTCATCACTGGTCCTACTCTGATAGCTCGTCGACTTAGGTCAGTGTCTAGATTAGCTGATgaacagattcacacattcctGAATTTCACATTCAGCGACCCATTATTTTTGCACGGTGTGCCGCATCCTAATAGAGACTAGAGTGACCAGTATAAATGTTTTCATCACTGTAGTGTCCTGTGTGCATGTTTAGTCGGCAAGGCTTACATCGTACAATTATTTCTTCATCTGCATCCAGGCAGTTAGCTCTTCCTTCTCAGCAGCAGGGTTTGAGATTTACAAATCAGTCTTTAAAAAGAGTTTCAGTGAAATTGACCTCAAAGCAAGGATTATAATGGTAAACGGAACATAGGGAAATGCAGGTAAATCCTGTCCCTGTGGCCTGCCAAGCATACTTTCTTCCTTCATAACAATCTGTCCGCTGaccattacttatttatttggaCATTCTTTGAGCATTATCTACCTGTTTGCCACAAATAGCAATGGCACAGAAGAGCCTCTTTATAGTTCCAAAGGACCAAGTTTTTATGAAAAGAATCACAAAGTAAAACAATTCTAAGGTTCTCTTAAGAATCAGCCactgagagatttttttaagaaaattctCTGGCTTTGAATGAAGATTGCTTTTCCGAAGCTTAATCTTTTATCAACCTGAGCAGAAAGGATTCACGCTAGCTTTCTAAATCAAACTTGTCTATTATTTTTCATCTCTGCCCCCATCTTCACTTAGTTTTTTATTACTAAGCTTAGATATgactcattttttatttttcactaattttgtatttaatcattttattggTGAGACTTTTTTGATATTCCTACTTAATTTAGTTAGGTACATTTCTTTAtgcacatatttatatttttgtttttaatttctatatattcagtgtttttttgtttttttttggctcaGCTTTGTGCAGATTGAATTTACCATCTGTAAACTGAGCCTTAATCAATTTTGACTAATTGAATGAGTGTTTTGTGGTCAGTTACTATTTATACTATCTGAGTTGTAATTATAACTGATAGCACAAATAACTGACACTGGTCTGAAGTTTTCACTGGACTTGTGCAGCAGCAGCTGACCGGAAGCTTAAGAGGATCTTGGCTTAAATCATCAGAGTAATCGGGTTGTGTTCTCACTGACAGAATGTCACAGGTCTTCAGGTTGTGATATGTTAAGCAGACATCAATGTGGAGTGATTgtataataaagaaataaaaataaaagatgaaTACGTGGATGCAGAAAATATGTAAAACCACTAATAGACACCACACAAAGTTAATGAACTGAAAATCAGTACTGAATGTTAGTTCATAAGGCAGGCCCAGTCAGAAtcttttctatttttgtttcagttcaatgattaaaacatatttagttTGCCTCAGGTCAATTACCCTAgcttttattagcttaactatGATATTGTTCCATAGGGGCTCATTATATCTCTATAACACTTGggttaaaaattatttatctcCCAAATCCTTAAAGCTTCTAATCTTCTGACATAGTTATGAAATATTACAGATAGGTAATGCCTCCATCTGTTCTCAGTTGAGATGTTTTATTCCCTCTCAGCAGGATCTGTAATGCCATGTGTTTGACGGCTGGAGTCATTATGATAATTAATGGTATGAATTATTACACTTATGGGAGAAACATTGCTAGTAACACCTCTCTCAAAAtgccaaatatgaataaaaatatgtgaaaattaAGCGACATCTGGTTGCTTTAAATCCTCACTGAAAGCTGATCACGCTGCTTACGAATTGTTTAAGCCCCAATCTGTGTCACTGGTGCGCCTTTGGCTGGTCTTCAAGACACTGCTTAAGCCAAGACTAGTGTGTTTCATTCCTGGTAGATCTCCAGTAATAATTCTTTATGGTTCATTACCATGGCCTCATGAGGCCAAACGTCTTTGAACATTTTGTGGTACAACCCAGTAAATGTGGAGTGTAATAATGAACTCACTACAACTTACTTGCTTCAGCAGAGTTAACAGACAAGTCTGTGCTCTAGAACCACTCCTCTATTAAGATTTGGCTTGTTTCAGTAGGGGTCAGCTACTCAAACACTATTGTTCTGAACTAAATGATGATGCAACACCAAgtaatatgttaaaataaaccaaaaaactAATTTTCTTTTCTGCCAGTGCTCAGATGGCACATCTTTCTTTAGAAGATCTGTCAGCTATTGATGCTCAAGACCAATCTAGTCTCTCCCAGCAGTGACTTCTCAAGAGATTCACTGTTCACACTCTGAATGGACATCAGCGTGACATTGTCTTGCTGATCACTGTTTGTAGAGAGCTTACCCAGCAGCAGGAGCTTGACTGTCTTTGCTTCCTTGTCGGCATCTTCCTGGAGCTGCTTTTCCAGCTCTTTGGACCTCTTGGCCATTTCCTTATCCTCAGCGCTTGCGCCGCTACCCATGGTTCTTCCTCTTCCCCTTCCCTGTCAAGCTCCTGGAGGTTACAAATTTTGCCGGTATCCCCTTCGTTTTTTTGTGGACAGCCAAACAGACACAAATTCGCCGCTGTGCT
This window contains:
- the gnat2 gene encoding guanine nucleotide-binding protein G(t) subunit alpha-2 isoform X1, whose product is MGSGASAEDKEMAKRSKELEKQLQEDADKEAKTVKLLLLGAGESGKSTIVKQMKILHQGGYTKEEQIAFKAIIFGNILQSALALIRGMEMLGINYGSPAAQVCISRLVHKKMFFMDNYISFPFPFTVQEDGQKLQNLADSTEDGTLPTELSDVIKRLWKDSGVQAAFERAAEYQLNDSAGYYLSDMDRICKSDYIPTEQDVLRSRVKTTGIIEEQFGCKELFFRMFDVGGQRSERKKWIHCFEGVTCIIFCGALSAYDMVLVEDDEVNRMHESLHLFNSICNHRFFAMTSIVLFLNKKDLFEEKIKKVHLSICFPEYDGPNTYEDASNYIKAQFQDLNMKKGVKEIYAHMTCATDTKNVEIVFNAVTDIIIKENLKDCGLF
- the gnat2 gene encoding guanine nucleotide-binding protein G(t) subunit alpha-2 isoform X2, whose product is MGSGASAEDKEMAKRSKELEKQLQEDADKEAKTVKLLLLGAGESGKSTIVKQMKILHQGGYTKEEQIAFKAIIFGNILQSALALIRGMEMLGINYGSPAAQEDGQKLQNLADSTEDGTLPTELSDVIKRLWKDSGVQAAFERAAEYQLNDSAGYYLSDMDRICKSDYIPTEQDVLRSRVKTTGIIEEQFGCKELFFRMFDVGGQRSERKKWIHCFEGVTCIIFCGALSAYDMVLVEDDEVNRMHESLHLFNSICNHRFFAMTSIVLFLNKKDLFEEKIKKVHLSICFPEYDGPNTYEDASNYIKAQFQDLNMKKGVKEIYAHMTCATDTKNVEIVFNAVTDIIIKENLKDCGLF